A region of Daphnia carinata strain CSIRO-1 chromosome 10, CSIRO_AGI_Dcar_HiC_V3, whole genome shotgun sequence DNA encodes the following proteins:
- the LOC130701471 gene encoding peroxidase-like, which produces MKRSRQLIALGLLVTLQCCVLSVRSDDNGKCALLIPGATTSTCISYEAINRAFNAAKETTRLGGPQSKSKDLSDIEIDVLGRTIVETSRILAKEFKLAPDAIHMGLPMIDTRHTAIAPYCPVKFERPQCKVQRYREIDGMCNNLENAHWGAVMAPFRRLLPPNYRDGVSAPRISVTGSELPTARLVSTLTHKDLGFHDHAVTVYLPAWGQLIDHDMAMGAESKDPRTNSEPKCCNVAANQRHQACWPIDIPSADPFYKLFRRTCLDFVRSGAGVRDQCKLGTRISVNTVSAYLDASFVYGSDLETMNKLRVFKAGQMKSNAMNRHKGMKDLLPPQMKNPDANCKRPSKDIHCFMAGDARVNQQMMLVALHTVFMREHNRIALELSQINSHWEDEKIFQETRHIIAAIVQQITYNEFLPMVLGKEVMERYSLLGERQGMLNKYNPKLEATLPTSFFAAAFRFGHSLIPSALERWSTSHKFIGSRRLSEIINKPFDVYNGDVCDQYLTGFMNQISQAVDDSVSQELTNHLFRDETSSFGSDLASLNIQRGRDHGVPSYNAYREFCGLRRARSWNDLAGAFTNETLHMYMQTYKTPDDLDLWSAGVSERPLPGSMVGPVFGCIMGETFKNLRLGDRFWFENAGQPSSFTQEQVNEIRKVKLSRVICDNSDHIDTVQVYVMVLPDSEINPRVACKSGILPRINLSKWKE; this is translated from the exons ATGAAGAG ATCCCGGCAGCTGATTGCGTTGGGATTACTCGTCACGCTGCAATGTTGCGTCCTCAGCGTTCGTTCGGACGACAACGGAAAGTGCGCCTTGCTCATCCCCGGCGCCAC GACGAGCACGTGCATTAGTTACGAGGCCATCAACAGAGCCTTTAACGCCGCAAAAGAAACCACCCGCCTCGGTGGGCCGCAATCCAAAAGCAAAGATCTGAGCGATATTGAAATCGACGTACTTGGCCGAACAATCGTCGAAACGAGCCGCATCTTGGCAAAAGa aTTCAAATTGGCTCCCGATGCGATTCACATGGGACTGCCAATGATCGACACCAGACACACGGCCATCGCTCCGTACTGTCCCGTCAAATTCGAGCGGCCACAATGCAAGGTCCAGCGCTACCGTGAAATCGACGGCATGTGCAACAATTTGGAGAACGCACATTGGGGCGCAGTAATGGCACCGTTCCGTCGACTCCTCCCACCAAACTACCGCGACG GTGTTAGCGCACCGCGCATTTCAGTGACTGGCTCCGAATTGCCTACAGCTCGACTTGTGTCGACCCTCACCCACAAGGATTTGGGCTTTCACGATCACGCAGTCACCGTCTACCTGCCCGCCTGGGGTCAGCTGATCGATCACGATATGGCTATGGGTGCCGAATCTAAAG ATCCCAGGACCAATTCCGAACCCAAATGTTGCAACGTAGCAGCCAACCAGCGTCACCAGGCTTGCTGGCCCATCGACATCCCGTCAGCTGACCCGTTTTACAAGCTTTTCCGTCGCACTTGTTTGGATTTCGTCCGTTCCGGCGCCGGAGTTAGGGACCAATGCAAACTGGGCACCAGGATCTCTGTCAACACCGTGTCCGCCTATCTCGATGCCAGTTTCGTCTACGGCAGTGATTTGGAAACGATGAACAAACTACGCGTATTCAAAGCCGGCCAAATGAAAAGTAACGCCATGAACCGTCACAAGGGAATGAAAGATTTGTTGCCACCGCAAATGAAGAACCCCGACGCAAATTGCAAACGACCCAGCAAGGACATCCACTGTTTTATGGCCG GTGACGCACGTGTCAACCAGCAAATGATGTTGGTGGCCCTCCATACCGTTTTCATGCGCGAACACAACCGCATCGCCCTCGAACTCAGTCAAATCAACTCTCACTGGGAGGATGAGAAAATTTTCCAAGAGACACGACACATTATTGCCGCTATTGTGCAACAAATCACCTACAACGAATTCTTGCCCATGGTGTTGGGCAAGGAAGTCATGGAACGCTACAGTCTCCTGGGAGAAAgacaa GGCATGTTGAACAAATACAACCCGAAATTGGAGGCCACCCTACCGACATCCTTCTTCGCCGCCGCTTTCCGTTTCGGCCACTCCCTGATCCCATCGGCTCTTGAGCGCTGGAGCACATCGCACAAGTTCATCGGATCGCGACGACTCAGCGAGATCATCAACAAACCATTCGATGTTTACAATGGAGACGTTTGCGATCAGTATCTCACCGGTTTCATGAACCAAATCTCACAGGCCGTCGACGACTCCGTTTCTCAAGAG CTGACCAACCATCTCTTCCGAGATGAAACGAGCTCCTTCGGTTCCGACTTGGCTTCATTGAACATTCAGCGCGGTCGCGACCACGGTGTTCCGTCGTACAATGCCTACCGCGAATTCTGCGGACTTCGTAGAGCAAGAAGCTGGAACGACTTGGCCGGAGCCTTCACTAACGAAACGCTTCACATGTACATGCAAACCTACAAAACCCCCGATGATCTCGATCTGTGGTCAGCTGGTGTATCTGAAAGGCCTTTGCCTGGCAGCATGGTCGGCCCTGTTTTCGGTTGCATCATGGGAGAAACGTTCAAAAACCTGCGCCTGGGTGACCGTTTCTGGTTCGAAAATGCCGGACAGCCTAGCTCGTTTACTCAAG AGCAAGTCAACGAAATCCGCAAAGTTAAGCTGTCACGAGTCATTTGCGACAACAGCGATCACATCGACACCGTCCAAGTTTACGTCATGGTCCTCCCCGACTCAGAAAT CAACCCTCGCGTGGCATGCAAATCAGGCATTTTGCCACGCATCAACTTGAGCAAGTGGAAAGAGTAA
- the LOC130701442 gene encoding armadillo repeat-containing protein 1-like, producing the protein MEDISSTALVTVQAYRNIAEDASKRGTLIQDETSIQFLAYVLGEKNVEVVSLALETLKLLSDTQRHRQKLAAVFGVLEALQATADSAEEFGEEIANSAADIFTALKFSKNSAYGNRKPAGQPKVERISSTEEAVEDEGLFGALDTSSHSDRGHRFLKYNSKAKTITVKVTGLTTNQEDRELLERQLIKVQGVISIVFDANNSRVTLRSRPDLNIESVGQAVRKTQTMRAFLVCKNELGEETLKPIGETNSDGDERKLSTPLPDYLPEDDNDIPTETSDKALAPHGITEVASNWINSAATFLQRSFYW; encoded by the exons ATGGAAGACATAAGTAGCACGGCTCTAGTCACTGTCCAGGCATATCGTAATATTGCTGAAGATGCTAGCAAAAGAGGAACACTTATTCAG GATGAAACCAGTATACAATTCTTGGCTTATGTTCTTGGTGAAAAGAATGTAGAAGTAGTCAGCCTAGCTCTAGAAACACTTAAACTGCTTTCTGACACACAAAGACACCGTCAAAAGTTAGCAGCTGTGTTTGGTGTGCTTGAAGCTCTTCAAGCAACAGCCGACAGTGCAGAAGAATTTGGTGAAGAAATAGCTAACAGTGCTGCAGATATCTTTACAGCGTTAAAGTTCTCAAAGAACTCGGCCTATGGAAATAGGAAACCAGCAGGTCAGCCAAAAGTGGAAAGAATTTCTTCCACAGAAGAAGCTGTGGAAGATGAAGGCTTATTTGGTGCATTAGATACTAGTTCTCACAGTGACAGAGGTCATCGTTTTCTAAAGTATAATTCAAAAGCCAAAACAATTACTGTTAAGGTGACGGGACTCACCACTAACCAG GAGGATCGCGAACTTTTAGAGCGCCAACTGATTAAAGTGCAGGGAGTTATCTCGATCGTCTTTGATGCTAACAACTCCCGTGTCACGTTACGTTCCCGTCCCGATCTTAATATTGAATCTGTTGGGCAGGCTGTTCGTAAGACGCAAACAATGCGTGCTTTCTTAGTCTGCAAAAATGAACTGGGGGAAGAGACACTGAAGCCAATCGGAGAAACAAACTCCGATGGTGACG AGAGGAAATTAAGTACACCTCTTCCTGATTACCTGCCAGAGGATGATAACGACATACCTACAGAGACGTCTGACAAAGCACTAGCACCTCACGGCATTACAGAAGTTGCCAGCAACTGGATCAATTCAGCTGCCACCTTTTTGCAGCGTTCCTTCTACTGGTGA
- the LOC130701407 gene encoding ral guanine nucleotide dissociation stimulator-like 1 produces the protein MNIDGDTNQLPTWRLWGEEKTEGAVYAVYLKKVRYHVPSKAISDSEDDISHLEWETVRVRLIKAGTLEKLVESLASDTGELESTYVNVFLATYRTFSTANQILGLVAKRYADLNHPTVMEAVRLQHKKTLRSTLHVWLDAFPEDFRDPPDYPLLNQFLAFCEQHAKDSELHFKVKHRMERLIKNPEPIDQSPSIQRILATNPDLTYSGNDSNGGSSVNGICNSGDNTADASLHAIFLELPEKHMAEQLTRLDTELFKRVIPHQCLGAVWSRRDRDKGKIGKGARSSEASSVAATVEQFNAVSYRVISTILVGSTEPKSQQRARVIAKWIDVAQELRVLKNFSSLKAIISALQSNPIYRLKHVWANVPKEKVEVYEELARIFSEENNQSAQRELLMKEGTAKFAETAGENDRQMQKVIQKQASHSNLISHGTIPYLGTFLTDLTMIDTAIPDTTADGLINFDKRRKEFEVLAQIKLLQGAANSYQIATDARFERWFESLMVLDDREAYELSCNLEPCSSGPSSARNSEKFPRRKPNGYGHRKNDSIASTSSSSSSQFLSELDGANSANLSLGESSASLEQKMFHTHLSSSSSSSSLPSLDVSVSSSGGGTTGLSVGTHSSSQNATPSKAGSLPRGVTPPYSVSPMRTPDFYVIRVSIATPSKETEGINLYKSIMVSNHERSPQVIRNAMVKHGLEGNPEEYTLAQLLPKGEMVLPSNANVYYAINTSCDLNFILRPRGESAHQNTPPGSGSASGRSTPTRLRMRDCHKDSSTKDTLKARKKILSLGL, from the exons ATGAACATTGATGGAGACACCAACCAG CTCCCGACATGGCGCCTGTGGGGGGAGGAGAAAACAGAAGGAGCCGTCTACGCTGTCTACTTGAAGAAAGTGCGCTACCATGTACCCAGCAAAGCAATTAGC GACTCTGAAGATGATATATCTCATCTGGAGTGGGAAACGGTCCGAGTCCGGCTTATCAAGGCCGGGACTTTGGAGAAGTTGGTGGAGAGTCTAGCCTCCGACACTGGAGAGCTTGAGTCGACGTACGTCAACGTTTTTCTAGCTACTTACCGTACCTTCAGCACGGCCAACCAAATACTGGGACTCGTAGCCAAACGATATGCGGACCTTAATCACCCGACCGTCATGGAAGCCGTGCGTTTGCAGCACAAAAA AACTCTTCGAAGCACTTTGCATGTCTGGTTGGATGCATTCCCGGAAGACTTCCGAGACCCACCCGATTACCCATTGCTCAACcaatttttggctttttgtGAACAACACGCCAAGGACAGTGAACTCCATTTTAAAGTGAAACACCGAATGGAACGCTTGATCAAAAACCCCGAACCAA TCGATCAATCCCCAAGCATCCAGCGTATTTTGGCTACCAACCCCGATCTAACTTACAGCGGTAACGACTCGAACGGTGGTAGTTCGGTCAACGGCATCTGCAACAGCGGTGATAATACGGCCGATGCCAGCCTACACGCCATCTTTCTCGAACTGCCTGAAAAACACATGGCCGAACAACTGACCAGACTCGATACG GAATTATTTAAACGAGTCATACCGCACCAATGCCTGGGAGCTGTTTGGTCGAGGCGAGATCGCGACAAGGGCAAAATCGGAAAGGGCGCTCGCTCCTCCGAGGCTTCATCCGTTGCGGCTACGGTCGAACAATTCAATGCCGTCTCTTACCGCGTCATCAGTACGATATTGGTCGGGTCAACAGAGCCAAAATCGCAACAAAGGGCTCGAGTTATAGCCAAGTGGATTGACGTCGCACAG GAATTACGGGTTCTCAAGAATTTCTCATCGCTGAAGGCCATCATATCGGCGCTACAGTCTAATCCCATCTACAGACTCAAACACGTTTGGGCAAACGTTCCCAAGGAGAAAGTAGAAGTATACGAGGAATTGGCCAGGATATTCAGCGAGGAAAACAATCAATCGGCGCAGAGAGAGTTGCTGATGAAGGAAGGAACGGCCAAGTTCGCTGAAACGGCCGGAGAAAATGACCGGCAAATGCAAAAGGTTATCCAAAAGCAGGCCAGCCACTCCAAC CTGATAAGTCACGGAACCATTCCTTATTTGGGAACGTTCTTGACGGATTTAACGATGATTGACACGGCCATTCCGGACACGACCGCTGATGGTTTAATCAATttcgacaaaagaagaaaggaatttGAAGTTCTTGCGCAAATCAAATTGTTGCAAGGGGCAGCTAATTCATACCAAATAGCCACCGACGCCCGTTTCGAACGCTGGTTCGAATCCCTAATGGTGCTGGACGATCGGGAGGCCTACGAATTGTCTTGCAACCTGGAGCCCTGTAGCTCGGGCCCCAGTTCTGCGCGCAATAGCGAGAAATTCCCCCGACGTAAGCCCAATGGTTACGGCCACCGCAAAAATGACTCAATCGCAAGTACGTCGAGCAGCTCTAGCAGTCAGTTCCTTTCAGAACTCGATGGTGCCAATAGCGCCAATCTTTCGCTCGGTGAAAGCTCTGCATCTCTTGAACAGAAAATGTTCCACACGCATTTATCGTCTTCATCGAGCAGCTCTTCGCTCCCGTCGTTGGATGTGTCGGTGAGCAGTAGTGGAGGCGGGACCACGGGACTCAGTGTTGGTACCCATTCGTCTTCACAGAACGCGACACCAAGTAAAGCTGGCAGTTTGCCTCGCGGAGTGACGCCCCCTTACAGCGTCAGCCCGATGAGGACGCCGGATTTTTACGTGATTCGCGTTTCGATCGCCACTCCGTCCAAAGAAACGGAGGGTATCAATCTCTATAAGAGCATCATGGTCAGCAATCACGAAAGAAGTCCTCAGGTCATTCGCAACGCCATGGTGAAGCACGGTCTTGAGGGTAACCCAGAGGAATACACACTAGCTCAACTTTTACCCAAAGGAG AAATGGTTCTGCCCTCCAACGCTAACGTCTACTACGCCATCAATACCAGTTgcgatttaaattttattctaCGACCCAGAGGCGAATCGGCTCATCAAAACACTCCTCCCGGGTCGGGTTCCGCTTCCGGTCGCTCCACTCCCACTCGCCTTCGAATGCGGGACTGCCACAAAGACTCGTCCACCAAGGACACACTGAAAGCACGGAAAAAGATTCTCTCTCTTGGTTTGTAG
- the LOC130701430 gene encoding kynurenine aminotransferase-like has translation MLLSTISLRQQSVVRYLVPLVIDFHNPRRLGSAIDLRDTSYFAPVRHFSRSTFAMSSSKFQLSKKYEGLEKNVWVEFIDLAIKHKPLNLGQGFPDFAPPKHVTDALADVANGDNILLQQYTRGYGHPRLVQALSKLYSQHIGRTIDPLTEILVTGGAYEALFCTIMGCINPGDEVIIIEPFFDCYEPMVRLAGGTPVFIPLRPKIGEEGHSSEWRLDEAELTSKFTSRTKAIIVNTPNNPLGKVFTQTELEFIGQLCIKWDVMCIMDEVYEWLVYEPYRHFRMASLPHMWDRTITVCSAGKTFSVTGWKLGWAYGPSHLMRNLCVAHQNALYTCVTPTQEAVARGLEIELERLNTEESYFKSLPKLLESKRDYMAKFLTDVGMKPIIPEGGYFMVADWSALEPHADLSEKKYSQKDYCFVEWLTRVKKLAGIPPTAFYSAENKNLGENYIRFCFIKEDANLQKAEEILKEWKKSM, from the exons ATGCTTTTGTCCACAATCAGTCTTCGTCAGCAATCTGTAGTTCGTTATCTTGTTCCCTTAGTAATAGATTTTCATAACCCACGTCGTCTGGGCTCAGCTATCGATCTTCGCGACACTTCCTACTTCGCGCCTGTGAGACATTTTAGTCGTTCAACTTTCGCCATGAGTTCCTCGAAATTTCAGTTATCCAAAAAATATGAGGGCCTggagaaaaatgtttg GGTTGAATTTATTGATTTAGCCATTAAACACAAACCTCTCAATCTTGGTCAAG GGTTTCCTGATTTTGCTCCACCAAAGCATGTAACAGATGCTCTAGCAGACGTAGCCAACGGCGACAACATCTTGCTGCAACAGTATACCAGAGGATAT GGTCATCCTCGTTTGGTTCAAGCCCTCTCCAAACTATACAGCCAACACATAGGCAGGACAATTGATCCTCTGACAGAGATACTGGTTACTGGTGGTGCTTATGAAG CTCTCTTCTGTACCATTATGGGATGTATCAACCCTGGAGATGAAGTCATTATAATCGAGCCCTTTTTTGATTGCTATGAACCCATGGTTCGCCTTGCCGGTGGAACACCCGTCTTCATCCCTCTCCGACCt AAAATTGGCGAAGAGGGCCATTCGTCTGAATGGAGATTAGACGAAGCAGAATTAACTTCGAAATTTACTAGTCGCACGAAAGCTATCATAGTCAACACACCCAATAATCCACTGGGGAAAGTCTTTACGCAGACAGAGCTCGAATTTATCGGCCAGCTATGCATCAAGTGGGACGTCATGTGTATCATGGATGAGGTGTACGAGTGGCTTGTTTATGAACCCTACCGCCACTTTCGAATGG CTTCGCTACCTCACATGTGGGACCGCACAATTACAGTTTGCTCAGCCGGAAAGACTTTTAGTGTGACAGGATGGAAACTGGGATGGGCATACGGTCCATCCCACCTGATGCGCAACTTGTGTGTGGCACATCAAAATGCTCTGTATACATGCGTCACACCGACTCAG GAAGCCGTCGCTCGCGGACTAGAAATTGAACTAGAAAGATTAAACACCGAAGAAAGCTATTTCAAATCGTTGCCAAAACTCTTGGAGTCAAAACGAGATTACATGGCAAAATTTCTG ACAGATGTTGGGATGAAGCCCATCATTCCCGAAGGAGGTTATTTTATGGTCGCCGATTGGTCAGCTCTag AGCCCCATGCCGATCTGAGCGAAAAGAAATATTCCCAAAAAGATTACTGTTTTGTTGAATGGCTAACGCGAGTCAAGAAGTTGGCTGGTATTCCTCCTACAGCGTTCTATTCCGCCGAAAATAAGAATCTAGGAGAAAATTATATACGCTTTTGTTTCATCAAA gaGGACGCTAATTTGCAGAAAGCCGAAGAAATCCtcaaagaatggaagaaaagcaTGTAG